In Polyodon spathula isolate WHYD16114869_AA chromosome 11, ASM1765450v1, whole genome shotgun sequence, one genomic interval encodes:
- the dusp28 gene encoding dual specificity phosphatase 28, with amino-acid sequence MLQLCKITDSLFISNARSACSDELLSKEGVTMCINVSKQQPFPGLRISTLRVPVYDDPGENLFKYFDLCADAIESTANSAGCSVVYCKNGRSRSASICVAYLMKHKGLSLQDAFDSVRAARSVVEPNEGFWRQLQRYERELESRRSMASTNGDSLNNGQSSQEQEAALDQHKT; translated from the exons ATGCTCCAGCTTTGTAAGATCACAGACTCCTTGTTTATCAGCAATGCCCGGTCTGCTTGCAGCGATGAACTGCTCTCCAAGGAGGGGGTCACCATGTGTATCAATGTCTCCAAACAGCAGCCCTTCCCCGGTCTGCGGATCAGCACCCTCAGAGTTCCTGTTTACGACGACCCCGGGGAAAATCTCTTCAAGTATTTTGACCTCTGTGCTGATGCCATCGAGAGCACGGCCAACTCTGCTGGCTGCAGTGTGGTTTACTGCAAGAACGGCCGGAGCAGGTCAGCGTCTATCTGTGTGGCTTACCTTATGAAGCACAAAGGCTTATCCCTGCAAGATGCCTTTGAC TCAGTCAGAGCAGCCCGCTCTGTGGTGGAACCCAATGAAGGGTTCTGGAGACAGCTTCAGAGATACGAGAGAGAGCTGGAGAGTCGGAGATCAATGGCCAGCACCAATGGAGACTCCCTTAACAATGGACAGTCTTCCCAGGAGCAGGAGGCAGCGCTGGATCAACACAAGACCTGA